In the genome of Hymenobacter cellulosivorans, one region contains:
- a CDS encoding outer membrane beta-barrel protein, with the protein MKTLFATGFIVLAAAAGASAQTEKGSLMVGTSLSQLSYSTSRGGYSKQFSIGITPTVGFFVVDRLALGAEVNLAYSTFRYGGFPSSKARAFEYRVAPFARYYVVEADKHKFFGQASYGITGFSTRTTDELQNSFERKSKGSYSTLAVSVGYDYFISPMVALEVQPYYLRNSTQLQGARTNNWGVSVGLQIFFPKTAAAAQ; encoded by the coding sequence ATGAAAACCCTATTTGCTACTGGTTTCATAGTACTAGCCGCAGCAGCCGGAGCCTCTGCTCAAACTGAGAAAGGCAGCCTGATGGTGGGAACTAGCCTTTCCCAACTTTCCTACAGCACCTCCCGAGGCGGATACTCCAAGCAATTTTCCATTGGCATTACTCCCACCGTCGGCTTTTTCGTCGTGGACCGCTTAGCCTTAGGAGCGGAGGTGAATCTGGCGTATTCTACGTTCCGCTACGGTGGCTTCCCCAGTTCGAAAGCCAGAGCATTTGAGTACCGGGTTGCGCCTTTTGCCCGCTACTACGTCGTGGAGGCTGATAAGCACAAATTTTTTGGCCAGGCTTCGTACGGCATTACTGGTTTTTCGACGCGCACAACTGATGAATTACAGAACAGCTTTGAGCGAAAAAGCAAAGGCAGTTACAGTACCCTGGCCGTGAGCGTGGGCTACGACTATTTCATCTCGCCCATGGTGGCCTTGGAAGTACAGCCCTATTACCTCCGCAACAGCACGCAGTTGCAAGGTGCCCGCACCAATAACTGGGGAGTATCCGTCGGCTTGCAGATTTTCTTCCCGAAAACGGCAGCTGCCGCGCAATAA
- a CDS encoding septal ring lytic transglycosylase RlpA family protein: MMALLFALFTALPQAARATRFEEEKPASASASRSVVMRGRASWYGREHQGHRTSNGERFDRFKYTCAHKTLPFGTKLRVTNPTNGKSVVVRVSDRGPFRHERILDLSEVAARPLDIVRRGAVSVVAEVVPSDTPLGPTDAPENLAALATDSVATMEASTLTDIIAGATEAADVVVVPAPAPTFVVQAGTFGDPRNAQNVQAKIQALDEKLTVTIAESTQNGKPYNRVIVGQFADKAEAEAVKLRLKELGIAGLVRQAENL; this comes from the coding sequence ATGATGGCCCTGCTTTTTGCATTGTTCACGGCCCTCCCTCAAGCAGCTCGGGCTACGCGCTTTGAAGAAGAAAAACCGGCTTCGGCCTCGGCTTCCCGCTCCGTAGTGATGCGCGGCCGGGCCTCGTGGTACGGACGCGAGCATCAGGGTCACCGGACCAGCAACGGCGAACGGTTTGACCGCTTTAAGTATACCTGCGCACACAAGACTTTGCCTTTCGGCACCAAGCTCCGCGTAACCAACCCTACCAACGGTAAATCGGTAGTAGTACGCGTATCGGACCGGGGCCCCTTCCGCCACGAGCGGATTCTGGACTTGTCGGAGGTAGCAGCCCGCCCGCTCGACATCGTGCGCCGCGGCGCCGTATCGGTCGTGGCTGAGGTAGTACCCAGCGACACGCCCCTGGGGCCGACGGACGCTCCCGAAAACCTGGCTGCCCTGGCTACCGACTCCGTTGCCACCATGGAAGCTTCCACCCTGACCGACATCATTGCCGGTGCCACTGAAGCGGCCGACGTAGTCGTAGTGCCCGCTCCGGCTCCCACCTTCGTGGTACAGGCCGGTACCTTCGGCGACCCACGCAACGCCCAGAACGTGCAGGCCAAGATTCAGGCCCTGGACGAGAAACTGACCGTGACTATTGCTGAAAGCACCCAGAATGGTAAGCCCTACAACCGGGTTATCGTGGGCCAGTTTGCCGACAAGGCCGAGGCGGAAGCTGTGAAGCTGCGCCTCAAAGAGCTAGGCATTGCGGGCTTAGTTCGGCAGGCCGAAAACCTCTAG
- a CDS encoding DUF72 domain-containing protein, which translates to MDFGRLSDLRYVDFRLPPDHPETAAVLARAQAAGPVSPRIYIGCPIWTNKAWLGSYFPAGIKDSDYLHHYARQFNSIELNTTHYRIPDAPTVRKWRDAVPSSFRFCPKLPQSISHDRELYNADELTTTFCRSISGLDERLGMAFLQLPPTFGPEHLPRLERYLLDFPDYVPLAVELRHPAWYTNATVRDSVFAMLEALGKTLVLTDVAGRRDVLHQRLTTPTAFIRFNGHGLIGSDYERATAWAERIAGWLQAGLHTVYFFIHQKDIMHSPLWAQFFIEKLHALTGLEVAPPRIIPQPVQGSLF; encoded by the coding sequence ATGGATTTTGGCCGTCTTTCCGACCTGCGCTACGTTGATTTTCGCCTCCCGCCCGACCACCCCGAAACGGCCGCCGTGCTTGCCCGGGCCCAGGCCGCCGGCCCGGTTTCGCCTCGTATATATATAGGGTGTCCTATCTGGACGAATAAGGCCTGGCTAGGCTCCTATTTTCCGGCTGGTATCAAGGACTCGGACTACCTGCACCACTACGCCCGGCAGTTCAACAGTATTGAGTTGAACACGACTCACTACCGGATTCCGGACGCGCCCACCGTGCGCAAGTGGCGCGACGCGGTGCCTAGTAGCTTCCGCTTCTGCCCCAAGCTGCCCCAGAGCATTAGTCACGACCGGGAACTATACAACGCCGACGAGCTAACGACCACTTTCTGCCGCTCTATCAGCGGGCTGGATGAACGCCTGGGTATGGCGTTTTTGCAGCTGCCGCCCACGTTTGGCCCCGAGCACCTGCCGCGGCTGGAGCGTTACCTGCTCGATTTCCCCGACTACGTACCTCTGGCCGTAGAGCTGCGCCATCCGGCCTGGTACACCAATGCCACCGTGCGCGACTCCGTGTTTGCCATGCTTGAAGCGCTGGGCAAAACCCTGGTGCTGACCGACGTGGCCGGCCGCCGCGACGTGCTGCACCAGCGCCTGACGACGCCCACGGCGTTTATTCGCTTCAACGGCCATGGCCTGATTGGCAGCGACTACGAGCGGGCCACGGCCTGGGCCGAGCGGATTGCGGGCTGGCTGCAGGCCGGGCTGCATACGGTGTATTTCTTTATTCACCAGAAAGACATCATGCACTCCCCGCTCTGGGCGCAGTTTTTCATTGAGAAGCTGCATGCCCTGACCGGCCTGGAGGTGGCACCACCCCGCATTATTCCGCAGCCTGTGCAGGGCAGCTTATTCTGA
- a CDS encoding T9SS type A sorting domain-containing protein, with translation MKLWSTLRRWAAGLLVLSCLPAVPARAQVEESEGHCLMLPVEPAERARQSRLVVEGEVLDARSFWDASHRRIFTAHQIRVYSVLKGTAPTTLTLLTEGGQVELDEQRLTNTLQLQPGEQGVFFLRPATFAGTAPGGALWTPYASAQGFIRYDLTDASATEPFRRYPLIGAGFYAELTAALGQPRRVMQPNPTLRQAQLRRSQPVVAAKGQAPVISTLSPTTVPAGIDGVLTISGSGFEAVRGAGKVEFRNADDGGASFVQPQPTDYLSWTDTQIRVRVPSYSTTGNPAGTGTLRVTTASGLQVQSSTTLIVPYALTNVQAQNSSTIVRPNHVNQNGEGGYTFRFEPNFVSNQPAAAAFERALVTGWRCRTGINWIIGAPRTTTTTGSDGENSVGFDKGNELPERVLGRTTSYYKGCTNGNGTISFQVSEIDMQFDDGVSWQYGSGLPSLTQFDFETVVLHELGHAQQLNHVITAAAVMYFGVGQGRTNRTLTANDQTGARRVLRTRSFPAAGCGPSPMLPAPLTKVAAAVVSGLGAEVTWTTRAECLVSGFVVERAADTTAWQAVATVAAGAAGNSYRVVDAQPLPGLSYYRLRVRRPDGNLDNVAPLLVQDGTGSREALQIYPNPVTGNQLQFLFTGTVESTLSLFIYDAVGRRYVPQGVTSRAGTNSLSINVASLRPGWYVLRWRDQGGNSGSANFVKLN, from the coding sequence ATGAAGCTTTGGAGTACTCTTCGCCGGTGGGCTGCCGGCCTGCTGGTATTGTCGTGTCTGCCCGCCGTCCCGGCGCGGGCGCAAGTAGAGGAATCAGAAGGGCACTGCCTGATGCTGCCCGTGGAGCCCGCCGAGCGGGCCCGGCAGTCGAGGCTGGTGGTGGAGGGCGAGGTGTTGGATGCCCGCAGCTTCTGGGATGCCAGTCACCGGCGCATCTTCACCGCCCACCAGATTCGGGTGTATAGTGTGCTCAAAGGAACGGCCCCTACCACGCTTACCCTCCTGACCGAAGGAGGCCAGGTAGAACTAGACGAGCAGCGCCTAACCAATACGCTCCAACTGCAGCCCGGCGAGCAGGGTGTGTTTTTTCTGCGCCCCGCCACTTTCGCCGGTACGGCCCCCGGCGGCGCCCTATGGACGCCCTACGCCAGTGCGCAGGGCTTTATTCGCTACGACCTCACCGATGCGTCGGCCACCGAGCCGTTTCGTCGCTACCCGCTTATCGGGGCCGGTTTCTACGCCGAGCTGACAGCGGCCCTCGGTCAGCCGCGGCGCGTGATGCAGCCCAACCCCACGCTGCGGCAGGCCCAGTTGCGGCGCAGTCAGCCCGTGGTGGCGGCCAAAGGCCAGGCCCCGGTAATCAGCACGCTGAGTCCAACCACGGTACCAGCCGGCATAGACGGTGTACTGACCATTAGCGGCTCGGGCTTTGAGGCGGTCCGGGGCGCGGGCAAAGTGGAGTTCCGCAATGCCGACGATGGGGGCGCATCTTTTGTGCAGCCTCAGCCTACCGATTACCTGAGCTGGACGGATACCCAGATTCGGGTGCGCGTGCCTTCCTACAGTACCACGGGAAATCCGGCGGGTACGGGCACGCTGCGGGTAACGACGGCCTCGGGCCTGCAGGTACAGAGCAGCACCACGCTGATCGTGCCCTATGCGCTTACCAACGTACAAGCCCAGAATAGCTCGACCATCGTGCGGCCCAACCACGTCAACCAGAATGGGGAAGGTGGCTACACGTTCCGGTTTGAGCCAAACTTCGTGAGCAACCAGCCCGCCGCGGCGGCCTTCGAACGGGCTTTGGTAACGGGCTGGCGCTGCCGAACCGGAATCAACTGGATCATTGGTGCCCCGCGTACCACCACTACCACCGGCTCCGACGGGGAGAATTCGGTGGGCTTCGACAAAGGCAACGAGCTGCCCGAACGGGTGCTGGGCCGCACAACCAGCTACTATAAGGGCTGTACCAATGGCAACGGCACCATCAGCTTTCAGGTCAGCGAAATCGACATGCAGTTTGATGATGGGGTAAGCTGGCAATACGGCTCCGGCCTGCCCAGCCTGACGCAGTTCGACTTCGAAACCGTGGTGCTGCATGAACTGGGCCACGCCCAGCAGCTCAACCACGTCATCACGGCCGCGGCCGTCATGTATTTTGGCGTAGGGCAGGGCCGTACCAACCGCACGCTGACGGCCAACGACCAGACCGGGGCCCGGCGAGTGCTGCGTACCCGCAGCTTTCCCGCGGCGGGCTGCGGTCCTTCGCCCATGCTGCCAGCTCCGCTGACCAAAGTCGCCGCGGCGGTTGTGAGTGGCTTGGGTGCGGAAGTAACCTGGACGACGCGGGCTGAGTGCCTAGTGAGCGGCTTCGTGGTAGAGCGGGCCGCCGATACCACGGCCTGGCAAGCCGTAGCTACCGTGGCCGCCGGCGCGGCCGGCAACAGCTACCGCGTCGTTGATGCCCAGCCGCTGCCGGGCCTGAGCTACTACCGCCTGCGGGTGCGCCGCCCCGATGGCAACCTCGACAACGTGGCCCCGCTCCTGGTGCAAGATGGCACCGGCAGCCGCGAGGCGCTCCAGATTTACCCCAACCCGGTGACCGGTAATCAGCTGCAATTCCTGTTTACGGGCACCGTAGAAAGCACATTATCCTTATTCATCTACGATGCTGTCGGGCGCCGCTACGTGCCCCAGGGCGTCACCAGCCGGGCCGGCACCAATTCGCTGTCTATCAATGTAGCCAGTCTGCGGCCGGGCTGGTACGTGCTGCGCTGGCGCGACCAGGGCGGCAACTCCGGCAGCGCCAACTTTGTGAAGCTCAACTAG
- a CDS encoding 3-oxoacyl-ACP synthase III family protein: protein MYIHQVAAYLPAQVITNEHFTRLNGLSHEWIIERTGIRERRKAAPGENTNTMAIEATERVLTDAPLFPAAAVDLIVGATYTPHDTIFTLAHAVQRAIGVTDIPVVSISSACSSLLNAIEIVEGYFAMGKASRALVVVSEHNTAYNNEQDTVAGHLWGDGASALLISKERLSPADLLVRDLITAGAGGIGKANEAVTLTPVAKGIIMPYGKDVFIHACQYMARVTQQILERNRLTTDDLNWLIPHQANLRITRNVLQTLGLPEERAVSNIDRLGNTGCAGAAIALSEQLDQIKAGERVVVTVFGGGYSYGAMLLER from the coding sequence GTGTACATTCATCAGGTGGCGGCCTATCTGCCCGCCCAAGTTATTACCAACGAGCATTTCACCCGCCTCAACGGCTTGTCGCACGAGTGGATTATTGAACGCACGGGAATCCGGGAACGGCGCAAAGCAGCCCCCGGCGAAAACACCAACACCATGGCCATTGAGGCCACCGAGCGGGTGCTGACCGACGCTCCGCTGTTTCCGGCCGCCGCCGTCGACCTTATCGTGGGGGCTACGTACACGCCCCACGACACGATTTTTACCCTGGCCCACGCCGTGCAGCGTGCCATTGGCGTGACTGATATTCCGGTGGTCAGCATTTCATCGGCCTGCTCTTCCTTGCTCAACGCCATTGAAATCGTGGAAGGCTATTTTGCCATGGGCAAAGCCAGCCGCGCCCTGGTAGTAGTATCGGAGCACAACACGGCCTATAACAACGAGCAGGACACCGTAGCGGGCCACCTCTGGGGCGACGGAGCTTCGGCCTTGCTCATCAGCAAGGAGCGTCTCTCCCCTGCTGATTTGCTGGTACGGGACTTGATTACGGCCGGGGCCGGCGGTATTGGCAAAGCCAACGAGGCCGTGACCCTGACGCCGGTAGCCAAGGGCATCATCATGCCCTACGGCAAAGACGTGTTTATCCATGCCTGCCAGTACATGGCCCGCGTAACCCAGCAGATTCTGGAGCGCAACCGCCTGACCACCGACGACCTGAACTGGCTGATTCCGCACCAGGCCAACCTGCGCATCACCCGCAACGTGCTCCAGACTCTGGGCTTGCCCGAGGAGCGTGCCGTGTCCAACATCGACCGGCTGGGCAATACGGGCTGCGCCGGGGCCGCCATTGCCTTGTCGGAGCAGCTGGACCAGATCAAAGCCGGGGAACGAGTCGTTGTTACCGTGTTTGGTGGTGGCTACTCCTACGGGGCTATGCTGCTGGAACGCTAA
- a CDS encoding DUF3667 domain-containing protein, with translation MDHSHSKLPACANCGYSFSAEQPDEFCPRCGQQNHEVSLSFGHVLEEFLEGIFHFDSKVFRTAKLLLFKPGELTKQFLQGHRMPYVPPIRLYVFISFVFFFLLSISIKPSSTRPAKELIQDARLRASADSVRRNTERQGMIVVTDGDSPLTASMGMTFNQAELLKLSQDPTPARLDSAIRSKKLEPTFLRRTVLRQTVRTLNVSPEDLTRKWLKNLPILMFFLMPLFALLLKGLYMRQRQYYLSHLIFSIHFHCFIFVLFILNLGITRFSSEDSFDLVLMVLPAVYFFLALRNNFGQPVGKTLAKVLLMMVSYGLVLMAGMMLSVLASVLLL, from the coding sequence ATGGACCATTCGCATTCTAAGCTGCCCGCCTGCGCCAACTGCGGCTACTCATTTTCGGCCGAGCAGCCCGACGAATTCTGTCCCCGGTGCGGGCAGCAGAACCACGAAGTCAGCCTCTCCTTCGGGCATGTGCTGGAGGAGTTTCTAGAAGGCATCTTCCACTTCGACAGCAAAGTATTCCGCACGGCTAAACTGCTCTTGTTCAAGCCCGGGGAGCTAACCAAGCAGTTTTTGCAGGGCCACCGCATGCCCTACGTGCCGCCCATCCGGCTGTACGTGTTTATCAGCTTCGTCTTCTTTTTTCTGCTTTCCATCAGCATCAAGCCTAGCTCCACGCGTCCGGCCAAGGAGCTAATTCAGGATGCCCGCCTGCGGGCCTCGGCCGATTCGGTGCGCCGCAACACGGAACGGCAGGGTATGATTGTGGTTACCGACGGCGACAGTCCGCTCACGGCGAGCATGGGCATGACCTTTAACCAGGCTGAGCTGCTCAAGCTTAGTCAGGACCCCACGCCGGCCCGCCTCGACTCGGCCATCCGGAGCAAGAAGCTGGAGCCGACGTTTCTGCGCCGGACTGTGCTGCGCCAAACGGTACGCACGTTGAACGTTTCGCCTGAAGACCTGACGCGCAAGTGGCTTAAGAACCTGCCCATCCTGATGTTTTTCCTGATGCCACTGTTCGCCCTACTGCTCAAGGGATTATACATGCGCCAGCGCCAGTACTACCTTTCCCACCTTATTTTTTCCATCCACTTCCACTGCTTCATCTTTGTGCTGTTTATCCTGAACCTGGGCATAACCCGGTTCAGCAGCGAAGACTCGTTTGACCTGGTGCTGATGGTGCTGCCGGCGGTGTATTTCTTCCTGGCCCTGCGCAACAACTTTGGCCAGCCAGTAGGAAAAACCCTGGCCAAAGTGCTGCTCATGATGGTTAGCTACGGCCTGGTACTCATGGCTGGTATGATGCTCTCGGTGCTGGCCAGCGTGCTGCTGCTGTAG
- a CDS encoding PA14 domain-containing protein, with the protein MLLLTLLPGRSGWAQSAGCSGTDPGGQPAAAGLYAEFYPGFFSDNNSFFTDNAAPPRLTRIEPQVNFADNLSFGNLSTVATGPVDDPDNFTLRLRGSISIPTTGQYTFYLTSDDASFLWLDGAAVALPADTAAATIKNGGYHPRQEKAQTVTLTSGAHSLLIHYGEATGDNILVLEYEGPGITRQPVPASLFCTATQPPRPPQALAYFPTTLQAFVGSTKSSAAPTVTDGGSAVTNYALMGPSVAGIAIEPTTGVISMAASTPLGTYNVAVAVTNANGTSTFRNVLTVDVIVGTPPGCNGLDPAGNSATSGLYAEYYSGYFNNSVSFFGAAAGLARIEPLVNFAADGSFGDLTGVAAAGTPTDPDEFSAQLRGSLRIATPGFYTFYLTSDDASYLWLDNAALGSPLSLSNVTIDNGGLHAPQTRAANVYLAAGLHNVRLLYGDATGGSTLVLEYEGPGVTRQVVPTGVLCSGIQPLRDVVSNLSYSPKMAARVVGTTGVSPLPGLTSSSAVAVFVLANAAALPAGITIDADNGRLAVDGTVPLGSYSIDVAVTNAAGNATFQDAFVFTVAPAPPAGCNQSAPNGSPPTAGLYGEYYTGYFDDDPAFFETNTPLITRLESGLNYGTDDSWGNVLPPADNTLLDPDHYSARYRGSLALPTAGEYTFYLTSDDASYLWLDNAARVSPPRLPQAAINNGGRHGPTTQSVTLTLAAGLHDFVVLFGEDTGANRLVLEYEGPGIARQVVPGGNTCTAATGVPLPVQLVRFEATAAGGSVTVDWASAQEVNSLKYVVERSRNGVVFELVESRPAIGSSSQLQRYRLTDRAPLPGLSYYRLRQVDKDGKESVSPVAVVQVTKPNALTAAVFPNPNHGSFAVRVQQTTAEPARLELVNLQGQVVYRQQLPAAAIAEYDLRIPGLATGLYQLRLTAATGVVTQKVVIE; encoded by the coding sequence GTGTTGCTGTTGACCCTGTTGCCGGGCAGGTCAGGCTGGGCGCAGTCGGCGGGGTGCTCGGGCACTGACCCCGGCGGGCAACCGGCCGCGGCCGGCCTGTATGCTGAGTTCTACCCCGGCTTCTTCAGCGACAACAATTCCTTCTTCACCGACAACGCCGCCCCGCCCCGGCTCACCCGCATTGAGCCCCAGGTCAACTTTGCCGATAACCTGAGTTTCGGCAATCTGAGCACCGTGGCTACCGGCCCCGTCGATGACCCCGATAACTTCACCCTGCGCCTGCGTGGCAGCATCAGTATTCCGACCACGGGCCAGTACACGTTCTACCTGACTTCTGACGACGCCTCTTTCCTGTGGCTCGACGGTGCTGCCGTAGCCTTGCCCGCCGATACCGCCGCAGCAACCATCAAAAACGGCGGCTACCACCCGCGGCAGGAAAAGGCCCAGACCGTGACGCTCACCTCCGGTGCCCACAGCCTGCTCATTCACTACGGCGAGGCTACCGGCGACAATATCCTCGTGCTCGAATACGAAGGCCCCGGTATTACGCGGCAGCCCGTACCAGCTAGCCTGTTTTGCACGGCCACCCAGCCGCCCCGCCCGCCCCAGGCCCTGGCCTATTTCCCAACCACGTTGCAGGCCTTCGTCGGGAGCACAAAGTCGTCGGCGGCCCCCACCGTAACCGACGGTGGCTCGGCCGTGACCAACTACGCCCTGATGGGCCCGAGCGTAGCCGGCATCGCCATTGAGCCCACGACCGGGGTGATTTCCATGGCTGCCAGCACGCCGCTGGGTACCTATAATGTGGCCGTAGCCGTGACGAATGCCAACGGTACCAGTACGTTTCGCAATGTGCTGACGGTAGACGTCATCGTGGGTACACCGCCCGGCTGCAACGGCCTCGACCCGGCCGGCAACAGTGCCACCTCGGGCCTGTACGCGGAGTATTACTCGGGCTATTTCAACAACTCAGTGAGCTTCTTCGGCGCTGCTGCCGGCTTGGCCCGTATTGAGCCCCTGGTAAATTTTGCGGCTGATGGCAGCTTCGGCGACCTGACCGGCGTGGCTGCGGCCGGCACCCCCACCGACCCCGACGAATTTAGCGCCCAGCTGCGCGGGAGTCTGCGCATTGCTACGCCGGGCTTCTATACCTTTTACCTGACCTCCGACGATGCGTCCTACCTCTGGCTCGATAACGCCGCCCTGGGTTCCCCGCTAAGCCTGTCCAACGTGACCATCGACAACGGCGGGCTGCACGCGCCCCAAACCCGGGCGGCCAACGTGTATCTGGCCGCGGGCCTGCACAACGTGCGCCTGCTGTATGGCGACGCCACGGGCGGCAGCACGCTGGTACTGGAATATGAAGGGCCGGGCGTAACGAGGCAGGTGGTGCCCACGGGTGTATTGTGTTCGGGTATTCAGCCGCTGCGGGACGTGGTTTCCAATCTGTCATACTCGCCCAAAATGGCGGCCCGGGTGGTAGGCACTACCGGCGTGTCGCCGCTGCCAGGGCTGACTTCCTCCAGCGCCGTTGCCGTCTTCGTTCTGGCTAATGCTGCCGCCTTGCCCGCTGGTATTACCATCGACGCCGACAATGGCCGGCTAGCCGTGGATGGCACCGTGCCGCTGGGTAGCTATAGCATTGATGTGGCCGTGACTAATGCCGCGGGCAACGCTACTTTCCAGGATGCCTTTGTCTTTACCGTGGCGCCGGCCCCGCCAGCGGGCTGCAACCAGAGTGCCCCTAATGGCAGTCCGCCCACGGCCGGGCTCTACGGGGAGTACTACACGGGCTATTTCGACGACGACCCGGCCTTTTTCGAAACGAACACGCCCCTCATTACGCGCCTGGAATCGGGGTTGAACTACGGCACTGACGACAGCTGGGGCAACGTATTGCCGCCCGCCGACAACACCCTGCTCGACCCGGACCATTACAGTGCCCGCTACCGGGGCAGCCTCGCCCTGCCCACAGCTGGTGAATACACGTTCTACCTGACTTCCGATGATGCCTCTTACCTGTGGCTGGATAATGCCGCCCGGGTTTCGCCGCCGCGGCTGCCCCAGGCCGCCATCAACAACGGCGGCCGCCACGGGCCTACCACGCAGTCGGTGACGCTGACGCTGGCCGCCGGCCTGCACGACTTCGTGGTGTTGTTCGGGGAGGATACCGGGGCCAACCGGCTGGTGCTGGAATACGAAGGGCCCGGCATAGCCCGACAAGTGGTGCCCGGCGGCAATACCTGCACCGCTGCCACTGGCGTACCCTTGCCCGTACAGCTGGTCCGCTTTGAGGCCACGGCTGCCGGCGGCTCCGTAACCGTTGATTGGGCCTCGGCTCAGGAAGTCAATAGCCTAAAGTATGTGGTGGAACGTTCCCGCAATGGGGTGGTCTTTGAGCTAGTGGAAAGCCGCCCGGCCATCGGCAGCAGCAGCCAGCTGCAGCGGTACCGGCTCACTGACCGGGCCCCGCTGCCCGGCCTGAGCTACTACCGGCTGCGCCAGGTTGACAAAGACGGCAAAGAGTCTGTTTCGCCCGTTGCGGTGGTGCAGGTAACGAAGCCTAATGCGCTAACCGCGGCTGTCTTTCCCAACCCGAACCACGGCAGCTTTGCGGTGCGGGTGCAGCAAACGACCGCCGAACCTGCCCGGCTGGAGCTGGTAAACCTGCAGGGGCAAGTGGTGTACCGGCAGCAGCTGCCGGCCGCCGCCATTGCCGAATACGACCTGCGCATACCTGGCCTGGCTACGGGCCTGTATCAGCTGCGGCTGACGGCAGCTACCGGCGTGGTTACGCAGAAGGTCGTAATCGAATAA
- a CDS encoding head GIN domain-containing protein produces MKTFRRLLSGLLVAVAVLFHVVPARAAGREVREVAAFTEISLANSATVIVTQGSPQKVEVEGSPEDLSRLETTVSNSKLRIGTTPGLKNPTFGKITVYITVPTINSLTVNGSGTLRAGSIQASKLQLAVSGSGRLEVSTLQATELHSSVSGSGTISAAGTSPTHFVDINGSGSVKANDLRSESGKVSISGSGNCHLNVTGSLDASLRGSGNVVVTGNPTINSKTLGSGRVRRG; encoded by the coding sequence ATGAAAACGTTTCGCCGCTTATTATCGGGCTTATTAGTCGCCGTTGCCGTTTTATTTCACGTAGTGCCGGCCCGGGCCGCCGGCCGGGAAGTACGAGAAGTAGCAGCCTTTACCGAAATCAGTTTGGCTAACTCAGCTACGGTAATTGTTACCCAAGGCAGCCCGCAAAAAGTGGAAGTGGAAGGCTCCCCCGAAGACCTAAGCCGCCTGGAAACGACCGTGAGCAATAGCAAGCTACGGATTGGCACCACGCCAGGACTCAAAAACCCTACTTTCGGCAAGATAACGGTGTACATCACCGTACCGACTATCAACAGTTTGACCGTAAATGGCTCGGGCACACTGCGTGCGGGCAGCATTCAAGCCAGCAAGCTGCAGCTGGCGGTCAGCGGCTCGGGGCGACTGGAGGTTAGCACCTTGCAAGCTACCGAACTGCACTCCAGTGTTTCGGGTTCGGGCACTATCAGCGCGGCCGGCACCAGCCCTACGCACTTCGTTGACATCAACGGCTCGGGCTCGGTCAAGGCCAACGACCTACGCTCCGAGAGCGGCAAGGTCAGTATCAGCGGCTCGGGCAACTGCCATTTGAACGTAACCGGCAGCCTCGATGCTAGCCTGCGTGGCTCGGGCAACGTGGTCGTGACCGGCAACCCAACTATCAACAGCAAAACCCTGGGCAGCGGGCGGGTCCGGCGGGGCTAA
- a CDS encoding nuclear transport factor 2 family protein — translation MHPHEELLHRFYQGFQRRDHAAMAACYHPEATFDDAAFSLRGADIGLMWRMLIERGKDMQLTYNHLQADENGGRAVWDAYYSFSQTKRRVHNHINARFTFKDGKILTHHDHFNFWRWSRQALGPIGWLLGWTPFLQQKVRKSAAEGLAQFKASRGV, via the coding sequence ATGCACCCGCACGAAGAACTGCTACACCGTTTCTACCAGGGCTTTCAGCGCCGCGACCATGCGGCTATGGCTGCCTGCTACCACCCCGAAGCCACCTTCGACGATGCTGCCTTTTCTCTGCGGGGTGCTGATATCGGGCTGATGTGGCGCATGCTCATCGAGCGTGGTAAGGATATGCAGCTGACCTACAACCATCTGCAGGCTGACGAAAACGGGGGGCGGGCCGTGTGGGATGCCTACTACTCTTTCTCTCAAACCAAGCGGCGCGTGCACAACCACATCAACGCCCGCTTCACCTTCAAGGATGGCAAAATCCTGACGCACCACGACCATTTCAACTTCTGGCGTTGGAGTCGGCAGGCCCTGGGGCCCATCGGCTGGCTGCTGGGCTGGACGCCTTTTTTGCAGCAGAAAGTGCGGAAGTCGGCTGCCGAAGGACTAGCGCAGTTCAAAGCCTCCCGAGGGGTTTAG